A genome region from Labilibaculum antarcticum includes the following:
- a CDS encoding SpoIIE family protein phosphatase, with the protein MDEKFHIDIDCQQIFHHGEMICGDVFLSKRIKEENRTIAVLSDGMGSGVKANVLATLTASMAMNFTAEHKDVKTSAEIIMNTLPVCSVRKVSYATFTIIDIEFDGTTRIIEFDNPLCVVMRGSEVYDPGWRTILLDSEENQGKELRTCEFTARKEDRILFWSDGIMQSGMGSRELPFGWGHESASKFVTNIVRSSPYISARNLGMQLVKKAARNDQGELKDDTSAGVIYYREPRKLLICTGPPFEKDKDSELAMRVYHFKGKKIICGGTTAEILGRELNLKFAAGMKITDPELPPASYMESINLVTEGILTIGKVARILGDYNSDYDLGEGPADQIVHYLLQSDKISIISGTRINFAHQDPSLPIELEIRRTVVKRIVTLLEEKFLKDVSLTFI; encoded by the coding sequence ATGGACGAAAAATTTCATATAGATATTGACTGTCAACAGATCTTTCATCACGGAGAAATGATTTGTGGTGATGTATTTCTTTCGAAGAGAATTAAGGAAGAAAACAGAACAATTGCAGTGTTAAGTGATGGTATGGGGAGCGGTGTTAAAGCCAATGTTTTGGCGACTTTAACTGCATCGATGGCCATGAATTTTACCGCTGAACACAAAGATGTAAAAACCAGTGCTGAAATTATCATGAACACTCTTCCGGTATGCAGTGTTCGAAAAGTAAGCTATGCTACTTTTACAATTATTGATATTGAATTTGATGGCACGACACGTATCATTGAGTTCGATAACCCTTTGTGCGTTGTTATGCGTGGTTCGGAGGTTTACGATCCGGGCTGGAGAACAATTCTGCTTGACAGTGAAGAAAATCAAGGCAAAGAGCTTCGTACTTGCGAATTTACTGCTCGAAAGGAGGATCGTATTCTGTTTTGGTCCGATGGAATTATGCAGTCTGGAATGGGAAGCAGGGAATTGCCATTTGGTTGGGGACATGAAAGTGCATCGAAATTTGTTACCAATATTGTAAGATCTTCTCCCTACATTTCAGCCCGAAATTTAGGAATGCAATTGGTGAAGAAAGCAGCTCGAAACGATCAGGGTGAGCTTAAAGATGATACAAGTGCAGGTGTGATTTATTATCGGGAACCACGTAAACTTTTAATTTGCACCGGACCTCCTTTCGAAAAGGATAAGGATTCTGAGCTAGCCATGAGAGTGTATCACTTTAAGGGGAAAAAGATTATTTGCGGAGGAACAACAGCTGAAATTTTGGGGCGCGAATTGAATTTGAAATTTGCAGCCGGCATGAAAATTACGGATCCTGAACTTCCGCCAGCTTCTTATATGGAAAGTATTAATTTGGTTACCGAAGGGATTTTAACAATCGGAAAAGTTGCAAGAATTCTAGGAGATTACAACAGTGACTATGACCTGGGAGAAGGGCCTGCTGATCAGATTGTTCATTATCTGTTGCAGAGTGATAAAATCTCTATTATATCGGGAACAAGAATTAATTTTGCACATCAGGATCCAAGTTTACCAATCGAATTGGAGATTCGAAGAACTGTTGTGAAGAGAATCGTTACCCTTCTTGAGGAAAAATTTTTAAAGGATGTTAGTCTCACTTTTATTTAA
- a CDS encoding [Fe-Fe] hydrogenase large subunit C-terminal domain-containing protein, with translation MSLIVTNKDKCNLSYTCIRVCPAKAIKIENDFANIIESRCIGCGNCVSVCAQNAIEYRSSEELVKQLLADTEPVVAICDPSISGEFDDILDFRNFVGMIRALGFDYVVEAAFGADLVAYQYKKLFKNFHGKYYISTKCPALVNNIENFHPGLVDNLAPIVPPGIAMAKVVRKKYGKNVKIVSLSPCVASKDDVKDFNGTDGNIHAVLSFVELRKLFTEYGVSENSVEFSEFDPPFARLGGLFPISHGLFQAADIDISMLNGSIISTEGRNNFLRSINEFKTQHDLNQHLDLFYCEGCIMGPGTSPGGRKFSRRSQVIRYVRKRLKTFDKLKWQNEIDEYSNLDLNRGFKSKGRQLPVPTEEEIMDVLVEMGKGNIEDQLGCGSCGYESCREFAIAKCQGLANYEMCSSFTIKNMNNYIKELGTINATLSKTKVALKESERIANEERILAQEASETVSAMLQKLPSGVVIVNDKLKVIESNKTFVDLLGEETRMLNEIIPGLVDADLTKLISFHKFFSTVIMNGEDILNKDVHFGNRLFNVSVFTIKKNKIVGGIIRDLYAPEVRREEVIGRARAVIKENLQTVQQIAFLLGESASKTEKLLSSIIKSHASGEEGKGE, from the coding sequence ATGTCTTTAATTGTAACCAATAAGGATAAGTGTAATCTCAGTTATACCTGTATTCGAGTATGTCCGGCCAAAGCAATTAAAATTGAAAATGATTTTGCCAACATCATCGAAAGTAGGTGCATTGGTTGTGGAAATTGTGTTTCTGTTTGTGCTCAAAATGCGATAGAATATAGAAGTTCGGAGGAATTGGTAAAGCAATTACTGGCAGATACTGAACCTGTTGTGGCAATATGCGATCCTAGTATATCTGGTGAATTTGATGACATTCTGGATTTTAGGAATTTTGTTGGCATGATTCGAGCCTTGGGTTTTGATTACGTTGTTGAAGCTGCTTTTGGTGCCGATTTGGTTGCCTATCAATACAAGAAACTGTTTAAGAACTTTCATGGGAAATATTACATCTCTACGAAATGTCCGGCTCTGGTCAATAATATTGAGAATTTTCATCCCGGATTGGTTGATAATCTGGCGCCTATTGTTCCGCCGGGCATTGCGATGGCGAAAGTGGTTCGTAAAAAGTATGGCAAAAATGTAAAGATTGTTTCTTTATCGCCTTGTGTTGCCAGCAAAGATGATGTAAAAGATTTTAATGGTACCGACGGAAATATTCATGCAGTATTGAGCTTTGTAGAATTAAGAAAGTTATTTACGGAGTATGGAGTTTCTGAAAACTCGGTTGAATTCTCAGAGTTTGATCCGCCATTCGCTCGTTTGGGGGGATTGTTTCCGATTAGTCATGGCTTGTTTCAGGCTGCTGATATAGATATATCTATGCTAAATGGAAGCATTATTAGTACTGAAGGAAGAAATAATTTTCTCAGGTCGATTAATGAATTTAAAACACAACACGATCTTAACCAGCATCTGGATTTGTTTTATTGCGAAGGTTGTATAATGGGGCCTGGAACTTCGCCTGGTGGGCGTAAATTTTCTCGTAGATCGCAAGTAATTCGTTACGTGCGCAAAAGATTAAAAACCTTTGATAAGTTAAAATGGCAGAACGAAATTGATGAATACAGTAATTTGGATTTGAATAGAGGATTTAAATCAAAAGGCAGACAATTACCCGTTCCTACCGAGGAGGAAATAATGGATGTTCTGGTTGAAATGGGAAAAGGGAACATTGAAGATCAACTGGGTTGTGGTTCCTGTGGGTATGAGTCGTGCAGAGAATTTGCCATTGCAAAATGCCAGGGTTTGGCCAATTATGAAATGTGTTCTTCCTTTACAATAAAGAACATGAACAACTACATAAAGGAACTGGGAACAATCAATGCTACATTATCTAAAACTAAAGTTGCATTAAAGGAATCGGAAAGAATTGCCAACGAAGAAAGAATTTTAGCGCAGGAGGCTTCGGAAACCGTGTCGGCCATGTTACAGAAACTACCGTCGGGAGTGGTAATTGTTAACGACAAATTAAAGGTTATTGAATCGAATAAAACATTCGTTGATTTATTGGGTGAAGAAACAAGAATGCTCAATGAAATTATTCCTGGCTTGGTTGATGCCGATTTAACGAAATTGATCAGTTTTCACAAATTCTTTTCGACAGTTATTATGAATGGAGAAGATATTTTGAACAAGGATGTTCATTTTGGAAACAGATTGTTTAATGTATCTGTTTTCACAATTAAAAAGAATAAAATTGTTGGTGGTATTATCCGCGATTTATATGCTCCAGAGGTTCGAAGAGAAGAAGTTATTGGTAGAGCAAGAGCTGTTATTAAAGAGAATCTTCAGACAGTTCAGCAGATCGCATTTCTATTAGGCGAGAGTGCTTCCAAAACAGAAAAATTGCTTAGTTCAATCATTAAATCCCATGCTTCAGGGGAAGAAGGAAAAGGCGAATAA
- a CDS encoding NAD(P)H-dependent oxidoreductase subunit E, whose amino-acid sequence MAEKIEITICLGSSCFSRGNGKALKAINAFLEENKLKDKVFFHGELCTGNCAKGPILKVEDKLYEEVDPDSVVEILNGVFGLV is encoded by the coding sequence ATGGCCGAAAAAATCGAAATTACCATTTGTTTGGGAAGTTCCTGTTTCTCAAGAGGTAACGGAAAAGCTCTGAAAGCAATTAATGCCTTTTTGGAAGAAAATAAATTAAAAGACAAGGTTTTCTTTCATGGCGAATTGTGCACAGGAAATTGTGCCAAAGGACCGATTCTAAAAGTAGAAGATAAGCTTTATGAGGAAGTTGATCCGGACAGTGTAGTTGAAATATTAAATGGAGTTTTCGGTCTCGTTTAA
- a CDS encoding SpoIIE family protein phosphatase, whose protein sequence is MPSRYYIEVECQQKNDAGQSICGDVFMSRKIKEEGRTILVLSDGLGSGVKANVLGTLTASMILNYMKVNKDIRKAAEIIMQTLPVCSKRKASYSTFTIIEIECDGETRIIRYDNPECLILRGVESFIPECEELLLTGEHNKGKILYSYRFKAQKEDRIVFCSDGVTNSGMGARRSPFGWGLENLDIYVKGLIKRQPFLSARQLSESVVERACANYGNKLQDDTSCGVLYFREPRNLLICTGPPYEKSKDAQLAKQVAEFKGKKIVCGGTTAGIISRELGVPIKVEMNITDSELPPISYISDIDLVTEGILTLGKVYRLLKNHKQNSSMRYGPADRIVRVLLESDKIFIVNGTKINVAHQDPNLPMELEIRRTVVKNIVALLEEKFLKEVDLSYI, encoded by the coding sequence ATGCCATCTCGTTATTATATAGAAGTTGAATGTCAGCAAAAAAACGATGCCGGACAGTCCATTTGTGGTGATGTTTTTATGTCGCGCAAAATAAAAGAGGAGGGACGTACCATCCTGGTTTTATCCGATGGTTTGGGCAGCGGTGTAAAAGCAAATGTGCTGGGAACACTCACTGCATCAATGATCCTGAATTACATGAAGGTGAATAAGGACATTCGTAAGGCTGCTGAAATTATTATGCAAACCCTTCCGGTTTGCAGCAAACGAAAGGCTAGTTATTCCACTTTTACGATTATCGAAATTGAGTGTGATGGAGAAACGCGCATTATTCGTTACGATAATCCTGAGTGTTTGATATTGCGTGGGGTGGAGAGTTTTATCCCCGAGTGTGAAGAGTTGCTTCTAACGGGCGAGCATAACAAAGGGAAAATACTCTATTCGTACCGATTCAAGGCTCAGAAAGAAGATCGAATTGTTTTCTGCTCCGATGGAGTTACCAATTCAGGAATGGGCGCCAGACGTTCTCCCTTTGGCTGGGGACTCGAGAATTTGGATATTTATGTGAAAGGTTTGATTAAAAGGCAACCCTTTTTGTCAGCCCGTCAATTGTCCGAATCCGTGGTCGAAAGGGCTTGCGCGAATTATGGAAACAAACTACAGGATGATACTTCGTGCGGAGTGCTTTATTTTCGCGAGCCACGAAATTTATTGATTTGTACAGGACCACCCTATGAAAAATCAAAAGATGCGCAGTTGGCAAAGCAGGTAGCCGAATTTAAGGGTAAGAAAATTGTGTGTGGAGGCACTACTGCTGGAATAATTTCGAGGGAATTAGGAGTGCCAATAAAAGTTGAGATGAATATTACGGATTCCGAATTGCCACCCATTTCGTATATTTCTGATATCGATTTGGTTACCGAAGGAATTTTAACCTTAGGAAAAGTGTACCGATTACTGAAAAACCACAAGCAAAATTCGTCCATGCGATACGGACCAGCTGATCGGATTGTACGGGTTCTTTTGGAAAGTGATAAAATATTTATTGTTAATGGCACAAAGATAAATGTAGCTCATCAAGATCCCAATTTACCCATGGAATTGGAAATCCGAAGAACAGTAGTAAAGAATATTGTTGCACTACTAGAGGAAAAGTTTTTAAAAGAAGTAGATCTTAGCTATATTTAA
- a CDS encoding [Fe-Fe] hydrogenase large subunit C-terminal domain-containing protein, whose product MDILQPVYTEQNDCQDCYKCIRECKLKAIKVVNNAAQILHSDCIYCGICTLICPVNAKKVRDDVTRVKSLLKRDQKVIVSLAPSFVTEFPNLSDEQIVAALKALGFTHVSETALGAQEVSKKVSEFIDNQDKGIYISSACPSVVEMICKHYPKYKNYITPFLSPLLTHSKFLKNEYGEDSHVVFIGPCIAKKSESDEFPELLDAALTFSDLKRWFEEENIDPYLFAGEQQAEVFVPGKAGKGVLYPIDGGMLMGVKNNTTATDAVYMTFSGINNIQSVLKDLDKYKKSDVMFLELLACDGGCVNGPGTSKSYSTALKRLEIIGRADKDLGFQLNVDFPIERNFNSIVPVKKIEHSSNRIKEALTMVGKYSDKDEINCGGCGYNSCKEFAGALLEDRSEPNMCVSYMRKIAHDKSSALLRKIPSGVVIVNDQLKIRDSNLSFARMMGPEIEQLYDTIPGLVDADLHKIAPFYKLFSSALKTGAENMERDIRFGNKMFHITIFSIHKNKIVGAILRDMSEPFIQREEVISRAKSVNQKNLETVQKIAYLLGENASETEEMLNSIVEFYTLSQDQ is encoded by the coding sequence ATGGATATTTTACAACCGGTTTATACGGAGCAAAACGATTGTCAGGATTGTTATAAATGCATAAGGGAATGCAAATTAAAAGCAATTAAGGTTGTTAATAATGCGGCTCAGATTCTCCATAGCGATTGTATTTATTGTGGCATATGTACTCTTATTTGTCCGGTGAATGCAAAGAAAGTGCGCGATGATGTAACGAGAGTGAAGAGCTTGTTGAAGCGGGATCAAAAAGTAATTGTTTCTTTGGCGCCATCATTCGTTACCGAATTTCCAAATCTTTCCGATGAGCAAATTGTAGCCGCTTTAAAAGCATTGGGATTTACTCATGTTTCCGAAACAGCTTTGGGAGCACAGGAGGTTTCTAAAAAAGTATCCGAATTTATCGATAATCAGGACAAAGGAATTTATATTTCTTCGGCATGTCCGTCGGTTGTGGAAATGATTTGTAAACATTATCCAAAATATAAAAATTACATCACTCCATTTTTATCACCGCTTTTAACGCATTCCAAATTTCTTAAAAATGAGTATGGAGAAGATTCTCATGTTGTTTTTATTGGGCCCTGTATTGCAAAAAAATCCGAGAGTGATGAGTTTCCCGAATTGTTGGATGCTGCACTCACTTTTTCGGATTTAAAAAGATGGTTTGAAGAGGAAAACATTGATCCGTATTTATTTGCAGGGGAACAGCAAGCAGAAGTTTTTGTGCCCGGAAAAGCAGGAAAAGGTGTTTTGTACCCTATTGATGGAGGCATGTTGATGGGCGTGAAAAACAACACCACGGCAACCGATGCTGTTTATATGACTTTTTCTGGAATCAATAACATTCAGTCAGTTTTAAAGGATTTGGATAAGTACAAGAAATCGGATGTGATGTTTTTGGAACTTTTGGCATGTGATGGCGGTTGTGTAAATGGTCCGGGAACAAGTAAGTCCTATTCTACCGCTCTTAAGCGATTAGAAATTATTGGAAGAGCTGATAAAGATCTTGGTTTTCAGCTGAATGTCGATTTTCCGATTGAAAGAAATTTTAATTCGATCGTGCCGGTTAAAAAAATTGAACACTCGTCAAATCGAATCAAAGAAGCACTCACCATGGTTGGGAAGTACTCCGATAAGGATGAAATTAATTGTGGGGGTTGTGGTTATAACAGCTGTAAAGAGTTCGCCGGAGCTTTGCTCGAAGATCGGTCTGAGCCAAACATGTGCGTATCCTACATGCGCAAAATAGCACACGATAAATCATCGGCACTTTTGCGTAAAATTCCTTCTGGAGTAGTGATCGTGAACGACCAATTGAAAATTAGAGATTCAAATCTAAGTTTTGCCCGAATGATGGGGCCTGAAATCGAACAATTGTACGATACGATTCCAGGTTTGGTCGATGCCGATTTGCATAAAATAGCTCCTTTTTACAAGTTGTTTTCATCTGCCCTTAAAACCGGTGCTGAAAATATGGAGCGGGATATTCGTTTTGGAAACAAGATGTTTCACATCACCATTTTCAGTATTCATAAAAACAAAATTGTAGGTGCTATTCTTCGCGACATGTCGGAACCTTTTATTCAGCGGGAAGAGGTGATTTCGAGGGCGAAATCGGTGAATCAGAAAAATCTTGAAACAGTGCAGAAAATAGCCTATTTGTTGGGTGAGAATGCTTCTGAAACAGAAGAAATGCTAAATTCCATTGTCGAATTTTATACTCTTTCACAGGATCAATAA